Sequence from the Notolabrus celidotus isolate fNotCel1 chromosome 14, fNotCel1.pri, whole genome shotgun sequence genome:
ATTGTTTttgacaaagttgatttcagaagtccgcccttcttgattctgattggttggtgatcaaggagtgacattgatgagtgcaGCAGTGTTCCAAaatttgaactattttcaactgagagcgatGAGTGCGCTGCAACAAAAATCAGCCAACACTTAGAGCGTTTTTGCGCTGAGGGCTCTGAGCACTGAAAATACTGAATCACATTGAGTTTGAATAGAGAAGGCGCTGCCAGCGCAAAAAATGGCAGAAGTGGACACAGCACCTCAGTATTTGATTCATGTCAGTACACTTCAAGTAATATACTTTTTCCAATACTCACAAATGTAATtgcttgtgttttattatatgaTTTTCAGGTGTGAACTCTTCGATCAAAATCTAAAGAGTTCACTGGAGATTGCAGAGAAAGCTGGCAACTTTGGAGCTGGATCTTGAACCACAGAAGTCAAGAGGAAATTGTCCGTTATGTAAATATTCAGCCAAGCAGATTTACAGACATCTTAAGGGGATAAAGTTGATAAAGTATAATATGTGtaatttctttgtttctctctctagATTGGAAATTAACATTATGTATAAACACTGTTTTTTCAATAAATTATGTGAAGATTGCATACAGCCTGGAagtaaaatcttttttttttatgtgctgAGGACTTCTCCATATTTTTATATAGAAATAGTCTATAATCTAACTTAAGTCTTATGGACAATGAACAAAAACTATGAAggtaatacaaaaaaagaagtatTGTTTATTCAAGCCTTTGACAACACATTTAACTTTCATCAAGACAGTGAGCACTGTGTTATACTTGTAATAATCATTctcaattaaatattaaaatgttttttcttaacATGGTCAATTCATAATGTACTGTTAATGTAATGTGCAGTAGTCTACACTCGCTTACTGAGTTATAGATGCCATGTTTACACACTGAAAAGTCATTCTGACTTGAGTTTTTCAGTGTAGGGTATAACAAGATTATAAGATTATGCCAGGTCTGTGAAGCCTGAACCCAGAGTTTTCCAGGCCACGAAACTGGCTCTTGTTTAACCTGGCTTAATCACCATGGTAACTTACCCTAAACTCATAACATGGTCAGGATCAGTGTAAAACCAAAAGAGTtgtggtgtgtgtatttgtCACATTAGAAATAAATGGGAGGCACTCAGCGTGTCTCTTGATAAAATCAATATGTTACAAAATAATACTTTCTGCTGGATTCCTTTCCTGGATTGTATCAGCAGGGCTGATTTTTACTGCTGTAACTTTAATATATTCCTCATCTTTTCTCATTATGTCATTCTGTCTGAAGCTGATAACCTGTCACTCTTTTTGCACAGAAGCATCACATGACATGCTTAACGCCTTCTTTCATGTAAGTGTGTACAGAGCCTGTGTTATCACAGAAAGTTGATAACCAGTTTCAAGCCAGCTTCTCAAAGAAGGCTTGGGTATGAGCTTATTTTGTGGTTTTTGAAGAAAAGAGCTCAACTTCTCAGCGCTTTCAGTTGTGTTTATGTCCTGTAGGACGGACCAAGAAAAtacttttgtttaaaaaatgaagtaaataCATAGATTGCTCATAGTTTTAAGTTTTCGTCTGGGTTTGAAGGATGAGATATAGTCATGGTTTAATCCGCCTTCTTTGAGACACGACCCATCTTTGTCCGAACGTTGCGTAGCAAGAAGAATCCAATAGCGGCAGCACCACATGTGATTTCTGCTACCCAGAAGGCCATTTCCCAGCCATGGTGCTTTGCAATGGTGCTGAATGGCAGCCCGGACAGGAAGCCTCCAACTGAGCAGATCATAAAAAAAGATATGGTCATTCCAAAGATTAGGTAATATAAAAagagttattttatttaagccTTAACCTGCTCCAACAAGACAGTATTGGTTGTGCACTGGTAATACAATACATAAGCTAAATAAAACCACATAAATAGTATTAGAACAGGTAAGCTTTGAAATGGTATTGAATTATTAGTAAAACAGCATTCAGCAATTAGTagccacaaagaagaagaaaaccatAAACTTACTGTTAGCCATCAGTGCAACAATAGCATGAGATGTGCCGCAGTATTTGGAAGGAGCACTCTCATTGGCTATGACTCCAAACAATGCTATTGGCCCATAGGAGGAGAAACCAAAGGTAGCACCCAGGCTGAGTATCCATACCTGTATATAAACATTTTTGAGAATTATAAAGTCTTACATGCAGTGTGCTCTGTTAAAAATATCTTTATTACTGATTGTGTTCGTATAGGGCGTCAGTGTTTAAGGGAATACCATTGAGCTGTCTGGAGTTACTGTGACTCTGAAAAGGTACATGGACACAAACATTCCAGCCATCATGCAGATCAGGATAAAATGGCGAGGATTGCCATAGATCCTCACGCCTTGCTgcacaaaaaaatacagaaataaatcaaatcatttAGACAAGATTATTTTGCTAATTATAAGCAGAATTTTCTGGCCTGTCTAtgtaaatgctgcaaaaattCACTTTAAgccttcatatttttttttttttttattaaactttaTTGTACCAGGATTATTTTCATTGACTTTGGtcatggcagatggctgtctaacatgagtctggttctgctcaaggtttctgcctgtaactagctaaatactgcacggtgcaatgctcatggtggattaagatgagaaaagatcaattcctgtcagtaagagtggatcgtatcctgtcttgatgttgggtttttgttaacaatataacatagagtaaggtgtagacctgctatgtttgtaaaagcgtcttcatATAATGTTTgatgggatttggcgctatacaaataaagattgattggttgaatgATTGACATATGACATTTCTTTTACAAGAGAGTCTtggcaacaacagcagcatttcATATTATAGACCATTGACTTACACAGGCTTAAATAGCATCAAACAATGAATTAGCTGTGTTCAGCAACATTATGTGGGGAAATAATCCTACATTTTGTTCAATCTAGTTTAGGTTGACTCTTTAGCTCATAGCAAAACGAGAGACCAAAATATTTTGCCTTCATCACATACAGCACATTAGTGTTGGAATGTGCAAATTGATATAGGTGTGTGCTGTATGTAACTTACTTTGGCCACAGCCTTATCAGAAAAGTATCCTGCTGCAAGACTGCCCAACAGGCCTCCAACCTCCAGGGCACTCATGTATGAGCTACCTATGGAGAAGAACACGTTGATCACAAGGAATAATAAGTAAGTAATGTATTCTCTTAAGAGAGATTAAGGTGTCTTCTGTGCCCCTAGTTTTCTACCCATAAGTGTAGACTGGCCCTTGTCTTGAATGAGGAACAGCTGACCCCAGTCAGTGCAGGCTGTTTTTACTCCAAAGACCACCAAGTAAGAGACAGATAGCAGCCACAGGTAGGGTGACAGCAGGAACTCTGACAGGGTGCTTTCGTCACCAGTTGATCCTAAACAGGAAGCAGGCATCAGACTCAGTATTATTGCCAATCCAGTGTTTTGCCCTATTATGCATGTATCTGAGACATTATCATTAACAGGAAACAACAGGCGTAACCAAACCAAAGTGGGGATATGATGGATCTCATCTTCAAACTAAACTCAAActtttgcactttgtttttgtacaaGTGTAGATGCACACACAAGTGGTATGTCAGGGGCACACTGGGTACAGAGTCCACTTAACTGCTGACCTTTAGTCACTGAATGAGGctgtctgaacacacacagacacatctgaAAGATATGCATGGTGTTAGtatgtttgaaaaaatatgCTGTGCCTAGATCATACACTATAGAAAGTAGCTACTATGACATGCATTTGATTGATAATTTACCTTACATCTCAAAGTGAAAGGCAGTCTCACCTCCTTTGCTCTTTGTTGTTGCTACCTCTATGTTGGGCAGCCCCACCTCCTTGGGCTCATTCTTGATGAGCAGCAGACAGACAAAGGAGAACAACACACAAATCATTCCAGACACAGACAGTATCGTCCTCCAACTGTAACTCCCGGCCAGCACCGTAGCAATAATGGGGCCCAGGCTGCCAGCCAAATTCATGCTGCATGAGAGAACAGCCCAGTATGTTCCAAACTGAGATGGCTCAAACCACTGGAGAGAAGAggatacaacaacaaaacacagtgaAAGAGTTAACAGGAAGGGTAATGGGGATGAAATGATGATGGGTTAAATTGTTGTATTGGTTTTTTGGTGTTTAGTTTTTGGCTTTGAGTTCTTTATACTATaatttaatagttttattttaaccttaaaAGTCAAATCTAATCAGACAACACTCAACACTCCTGATAAGCATTATCTGAATAAGTGTTAAAAGATTtaggacatttttaaattaatatttaaaaacaaaaataaacaagtaaatataaaaaatgtatacatatatGAACCGCAGAGGACAAGCCACATCTGTTGTAGGTATTTGTACCTTGACACTTAGCTTTTTTTAAGTGaattatgtatgtgtatatatgtaaatggtaaatggacttatatagcactttttctagtctttctgaccactcaaagcgattcttacactactcgtcacattcacccataaAGCAAAGCATATacaacattcactcactgatggtagaggctgctatgtagtaagggaccatcagtattagctaatctctttcatacacattcacacacagctgaacaacaGTGGGAACAATTTAGGGTCCAGTGTCGTCTtcggacacttctgcatgtgactgcaggggCTGGCATCAAACCGTCAACTTTTCAATTGATTGACGACCGtctctaccaactgagccacagctgctccaTACATATTTATCAATATATATACTGATTTATATAatcgatatatatatatatatatatatcaatctAAGGTAATGAGAATAGAAACCGTTTCCTTTAGGAAAGTTGGGACctcaacagcaaaaaaaaagccccaacaAGAACCTACGGAAAACATCTAAAGTGTATGAACATAAATGCAAGCTTCAAAATACAATATGAAATGAGAATTAAGTAAATAATGCTTAAAGTTTAGGTCATTCAAAGGTGGGGAATTGAGCCTTCTTATGTAAATCTAAGGACTTGGActtatttctcttttcttgaAATGACAAAAGTAACAGATGAAGTGGGGGAGGAAAGACATTGATATTAATGGTGATTGCCACGGTTTGGGTAAAAGAGgtcaaaatgttttctaaattgtttttgaaaattaaaataggAGAGCACAACTGAGTTTACAAAAGGAAGTCAGAGGGGCAGAAACAAAAGCTCCCAAAGGCAATGGATGACAAAGTTGTCCTCCTGTTACACTAGTCAGGGTTGAGAGTGGCATGCCAGACATGAATTTTTAAATATTAGCTACCCAGtcgtgaaaaaaaagaaggtacgGTAGTGCAGGGCCCCAATCCCtaattaaaatgtgtaaatGCTTTGGTcctattgtaaaaaaaatattacttttttatttgtttgattgaTCGTGTGTCTTTTGAAGAGGGGAAAGACAGCAAATTTACACTTCAATGATGGAAAAAGGTATGGGCTATAAAAATGTCTGGTGAAATTTGCCTCGCTGCCTCATTAATAGAGAAACACTTCACTGACGTGTAACTTATTGTCAAACTGGCCAAAAGGATGTCAAGGTTTGCATAATACCGTTCACACAATTTTCTGGAGTCTGACATACATCAACAGCACAAAGAGATTCTTTGACTTTACAccactttttttcctctcatgcTTCACTCCAAGAAGcaggaaaatgttttcattcCAGCTCTGCAAATACAAGTGAAGGCTGGAGAGGTTTTGAGAGCAATGAAAAGGTGTTGGATGGTTATAGCAAGGAGCAAGGGTACACTTGATAACTCTTGTATTAAGAACAAAGTACAG
This genomic interval carries:
- the slc37a4a gene encoding glucose-6-phosphate exchanger SLC37A4a gives rise to the protein MASASYGYYRVTIFLAMFVGYTLYYFNRKTFSFVMPSLMQEIELDKDDLGMITSSQSLAYAISKFISGVLSDQISARWLFSIGLCMVGGINMIFSMSSAVTVFSALWFLNGLGQGLGWPPCGRVLRKWFEPSQFGTYWAVLSCSMNLAGSLGPIIATVLAGSYSWRTILSVSGMICVLFSFVCLLLIKNEPKEVGLPNIEVATTKSKGGSTGDESTLSEFLLSPYLWLLSVSYLVVFGVKTACTDWGQLFLIQDKGQSTLMGSSYMSALEVGGLLGSLAAGYFSDKAVAKQGVRIYGNPRHFILICMMAGMFVSMYLFRVTVTPDSSMVWILSLGATFGFSSYGPIALFGVIANESAPSKYCGTSHAIVALMANIGGFLSGLPFSTIAKHHGWEMAFWVAEITCGAAAIGFFLLRNVRTKMGRVSKKAD